GCCTATCTGCTGCGCATCGAAGAGGCCGAGAAGCGCGACCACCGCAAGCTGGGCCGCGCCATGGAGCTCTTCCACATGCAGGAAGAGGGCCGGGGCATGGTCTTCTGGCACCCCAAGGGCTGGGTGCTGTGGCGCGTGCTGGAGGCCTATATGCGCCGCCGCCTGGACGCCGCCGGATACGTCGAGGTCAAGACGCCGCAGGTTCTGGACCGGAAGTTCTGGGAAGCGTCGGGCCACTGGGACAAGTACCGCCCCAATATGTTCGTCTGCGAAACGGTCGAGGGCGAGACCCTCAGCCTCAAGCCGATGAACTGCCCCGGCCACGTGCAGATCTTCGATCAGGGCCAGCGGTCCTATCGCGAACTGCCGCTGCGCATGGCCGAGTTCGGCGCCTGCCACCGCTATGAGCCGTCGGGCTCGCTCCACGGCCTGATGCGGGTGCGCGGCTTCACTCAGGACGACGCCCACATCTTCTGCCGCGAGGACCAGATCGTCGAGGAGACGGCCGAGTTCATCAAGCTGTGCCGCAGCGTCCACGCAGACCTGGGCATGGAGACCAAATACATCAGCCTGGGCACCCGCCCCGAGCAGCGCGCCGGCGACGACGCGTTCTGGGACAAGGCCGAGGCCCAGATGCTGGAGGCCGCCCGCGCCGCCGGGTCCGAGCCGGTCATCACCGAGGGCGACGGCGCCTTCTATGCGCCCAAGCTGGACTTCATCGTCAAGGACGCCATCGGCCGCGAATGGACCTGCGGCACGATCCAGCTGGACTATGTGCTGCCGGAACGTCTGGACGCGACCTACATCGCCGAGGACGGCCAGAAGCACCGCCCGGTCATGCTGCACCGGGCGATCCTGGGGTCGTTCGAGCGCTTCATCGGCATCATGATCGAGAACTACGCCGGAGCCTTCCCGCTGTGGCTGGCGCCGACCCAGGCCGTGGTGGCGACCATCACCTCGGACGCCGACGGCTACGCCGAAGAGGTTCTGGCCAAGTTCCGGGCGGCGGGTCTGCGCACCGAGATCGATCTGCGCAATGAGAAGATCAACTACAAGATCCGCGAACACTCAGTCGCCAAGGTGCCCGCCATCGCCGTGGTCGGCCGCAAGGAGGCCGAGGAAGGCAAGGTCGCCATCCGCCGCTTCGGCTCCCAGGCCCAGACCATCGTTACGGTCGAGGAAGCCATCGCCATGCTGACGGACGAGGCCCTGGCGCCGGATCTGAAGCGCCTGCGCGACGGCCAAGGCTGACCATGCTTTCTCCTCCCCACTGAGTGGGGAGGGGGACCGCGTAGCGGTGGAGGGGCCTTGCGACAGCAGAGCCAAGCAGCCCCTCCGTCTCGGCGGCTACGCCGCCGATCCACCTCCCCATTGCATGGGGAGGAGAAAGTCGCGTCGGGTCGAGAAGGCGGAGCCTTCTGACCGCGACCCAGCATCAGGCGGTCTTCTCCCTCGCGCCGAGCCGGGCCATAAGCCCCCCATGGCCACCACCCTCTACATCGACGCCGACGCCTGCCCCGTAAAGGAGGAGGTGTACCGCGTGGCTCGCCGCTGCGGCCTGAAGGTCTTCGTGGTGTCCAACGCCTGGATCAACACGCCGCGCGAGCCTCTGATCGAACAGGTGGTCGTCGATGCCGGGCCGGACGTGGCCGACGACTGGATCGCCGAGCGCGCGGGGCGCGGCGACATCGTCATCACCGCCGACATCCCCCTGGCCGACCGCTGCCTGAAGTCGGGCGCCCAGGCGCTGAAGGCCAACGGCCAGCCGTTCACGACGGACTCCATCGGCTCGGCCCTGGCCGGGCGGATGATCGGCGAGCACCTGCGTTCCATGGGCGTGCCGACCAGCGGCCCCCCGCCCTTCTCGGCCGCCGACCGCTCGCGCTTCCTGCAGGCGCTGGACGCGGCCGTCGTGCGGGCGCGCAGAGAGGCGTCAAGAGAGGCGTCATGAGCCGCATTCCCGAGGAGGAGCTGGAGTTCCGCTTCTTCCGCGCCGGCGGTCCGGGCGGCCAGAACGTCAACAAGGTCTCCACCGCCGTGCAGATGCGGTTCGACGTCAAGAACTCGCCCAGCCTGACCGAGCCGGTGAAGGCGCGGCTGATGAAGCTGGCGGGCAGCCGCCTGACGCTGGACGGGGTGATCCTCATCAGCGCCGTGCGCTTCCGCACCCAGGAGCGCAACAAGGCCGACGCCATCGAGCGGCTGGAGGCCCTGGTCGCCGAAGCCTCGATCAAGCCGGTCTATCGCGTGCCGACCCGGCCGACGCGGGCGTCCAAAGAGCGACGGCTGAAGGCCAAGTCCAGCCGGTCCTCGATCAAGAGCGGACGCGGCAAGCCGTCGCTGGATTAGGCCCCCTCACACTCCGTCATCCTCGGGCTTGACCCGAGGATCCAGCCATCCGCGCGCCCCACCCCGGACAACAGGAGCGCGTCCTTGCCCTCGATCCTCGGGTCAAGCCCGAGGATGACGGAGGAGAAGACGACGGACGAAAGACCGGGGAACGCCTTTAGTCCTGCGCCGGGCGAAACAGCAGGGCGGCGATCAGGTCTTCCTCGTCGAAGCCGATGACCCAGTCGGTGGCTTGCTTTTCGAATATGACGCGGAACACGTCGGCGCCGTTCTGCTGATCCAGGTGCGAAATGGACTTCAGCGGGCCGAACTGTTGAAGCAGCGGCGCGACCTGTCCCGACTGGGCGCGAATCTGTTCGGCCATGTCAGGGGTGAACACCGTGTAGTCGATCTGACCGGCCTGCATGGCGGCGATCACGGCGCGCAAGGCCTCTTCTGAGCGGGCGATGTCAGGCGCGATCGCCGTCGTCGGCGCAGCCGGAGCGGCCTGCGGGCGAGCCGGAGCGGCGTCGCCCTCGAAGGCGTGCGGCAGGGTGGCCGCTGCTGCGCCCGAACCAGTCGCGGGGCCAGTCGCAGGCAGTGCAGGCGCCTGTTGCGCCAGCGCCGGGGCGGCCAGCAGGGTCGCGCCCATCAGGGCGGCGGTCAGAGAAAAGGTCTTCATGCGCAGGCTCCGAAGAAACGTCAGGCGACGATCATCGGCCAAAGCGTCAG
Above is a window of Brevundimonas naejangsanensis DNA encoding:
- the thrS gene encoding threonine--tRNA ligase — its product is MIELKFPDGAVRQYPAGSTGRDVAAAISPSLAKKAALVVWNGEQRDLDRVIDGNGDFRLLMRDDPEALETIRHDAAHVLAQAVQELFPGTQVTIGPAIEDGFYYDFARDEPFSTDDFPKIEKKMAEIIDRGAPLERQVWDRDTAIAHFESVGETYKAELIRDLPESETITVYKQGEWADLCRGPHFPTTKFVGKAFKLTKLAGAYWRGDSSRAQLQRIYGTAWASKEDLDAYLLRIEEAEKRDHRKLGRAMELFHMQEEGRGMVFWHPKGWVLWRVLEAYMRRRLDAAGYVEVKTPQVLDRKFWEASGHWDKYRPNMFVCETVEGETLSLKPMNCPGHVQIFDQGQRSYRELPLRMAEFGACHRYEPSGSLHGLMRVRGFTQDDAHIFCREDQIVEETAEFIKLCRSVHADLGMETKYISLGTRPEQRAGDDAFWDKAEAQMLEAARAAGSEPVITEGDGAFYAPKLDFIVKDAIGREWTCGTIQLDYVLPERLDATYIAEDGQKHRPVMLHRAILGSFERFIGIMIENYAGAFPLWLAPTQAVVATITSDADGYAEEVLAKFRAAGLRTEIDLRNEKINYKIREHSVAKVPAIAVVGRKEAEEGKVAIRRFGSQAQTIVTVEEAIAMLTDEALAPDLKRLRDGQG
- the arfB gene encoding alternative ribosome rescue aminoacyl-tRNA hydrolase ArfB — encoded protein: MSRIPEEELEFRFFRAGGPGGQNVNKVSTAVQMRFDVKNSPSLTEPVKARLMKLAGSRLTLDGVILISAVRFRTQERNKADAIERLEALVAEASIKPVYRVPTRPTRASKERRLKAKSSRSSIKSGRGKPSLD
- a CDS encoding YaiI/YqxD family protein, translating into MATTLYIDADACPVKEEVYRVARRCGLKVFVVSNAWINTPREPLIEQVVVDAGPDVADDWIAERAGRGDIVITADIPLADRCLKSGAQALKANGQPFTTDSIGSALAGRMIGEHLRSMGVPTSGPPPFSAADRSRFLQALDAAVVRARREASREAS